Proteins encoded in a region of the Ziziphus jujuba cultivar Dongzao chromosome 3, ASM3175591v1 genome:
- the LOC107433525 gene encoding uncharacterized protein LOC107433525 isoform X1, whose protein sequence is MEVLVSPQGQKQNSHTPVRKILSSGSHKDLWLAVREGSLADVDSALAQVKKKGGNVNSRNIFGLTPLHIATWRNHIPIVRRLIAAGADPDARDGESGWSSLHRALHFGHLAVASILLQSGASIMLEDSKSRTPVDLLSGPVVQVVGNGNNSVATEVFSWGSGANFQLGTGNAHIQKLPCKVESFHGSLMKLVSAAKFHSIAVTSEGEVYTWGFGRGGRLGHPDFDIHSGQAAVITPRQVTSGLGSRRVKAVAAAKHHTVVATEGGEVFTWGSNREGQLGYTSVDTQPVPRRVSSLRSKIVAVAAANKHTAVVSEAGEVFTWGCNREGQLGYGTSNSASNYTPRVVEYLKGKVFTSVAAAKCHTIVLGADGEVYTWGHRHVTPKRVVIARNLKKGGNNVLKFHCMKRLHVVAIAAGMVHSMALTDDGALFYWISSDPDLRCQQLCSLCGQSMVNISAGKYWTGAVTATGDVYMWDGKKGHDKPPVATRLHGVKRATSVSVGETHLLVIGSLYHPEYPSDLFKNPSKKTSNVRDELDEREEELMFDDMESCTQPTIQNEDSGLRPVPSLKSLCEKVAAENLVEPRNAIQLLEIADSLGADDLRKYCEEIVIRNLDYIFTMSTHAMASAAPDILANLENLLDQRSSETWSYRRLPTPTATFPAIVYSEEEDGENEVQRTRDNHAKISTSKNELIQKMDSLLLPTDDPNQGICRQVRALRKKLQQIDMLEVKQSKGHLLDDQQIAKLQTRSALESSLAELGAPVESLQMRASSSVLADGKGNKRTEQSRKQKRKSKHRAAQMGIASGICGTELENEPVKDSLDTEISQVSKNEDASDTIGKTSANQDLKESAFSVKQENVNLPKNKSSLRRASKKKNKKGGLSMFLSGALDDIPKEIAPPAPTPKSEGPAWGGAKISKGSASLREIQDEQSKIKVIQPSRSRDQVEDVIEGRNDGKIPLSSFLTSKPIPMVSPRTPQASDGEKCTPPWTASGTPPLSRPSLRDIQMQQKGKHQQNLSHSPKTKVAGFSINSGQGSPSDSPGMNRWFKPEPDAPSSIRSIQTEEKAMKDLKRFYSSVKIIRNQS, encoded by the exons ATGGAAGTTTTAGTTTCACCTCAAGGGCAAAAGCAGAACTCACATACACCTGTTCGTAAAATTCTTTCTTCTGGGTCCCACAAAGATCTATGGCTTGCTGTGCGGGAAGGCTCCTTGGCTGATGTGGATTCAGCATTGGCACAAGTGAAGAAGAAAGGGGGTAATGTTAATTCAAGAAACATATTTGGTCTCACCCCTCTTCATATTGCAACTTGGAGAAACCATATTCCCATCGTTAGGAGGCttattgctgctggtgctgacCCAGATGCTAGG GATGGGGAATCAGGATGGAGTAGCCTTCACCGGGCTCTGCATTTTGGTCATCTTGCTGTTGCAAGTATCCTTCTTCAGTCTGGTGCTTCTATTATGCTGGAGGACTCTAAATCTAGAACTCCTGTGGATCTCCTGTCTGGACCTGTGGTGCAGGTTGTTGGGAATGGAAATAATTCAG TAGCTACAGAAGTCTTTAGCTGGGGTAGTGGTGCTAACTTTCAACTTGGAACTGGAAATGCTCACATTCAGAAGTTGCCTTGCAAAGTTGAATCATTTCATGGTTCGTTGATGAAGTTGGTTTCTGCTGCTAAGTTCCATAGTATAGCAGTCACTTCTGAAGGAGAAGTCTATACTTGGGGATTTGGAAGAGGTGGTCGACTTGGCCATCCTGATTTTGATATACACAG TGGTCAAGCTGCAGTTATCACACCCCGTCAGGTGACTTCTGGTTTAGGGTCCCGTCGGGTGAAGGCTGTTGCTGCAGCCAAACATCACACTGTTGTTGCTACTGAGGGTGGGGAAGTGTTCACCTGGGGGTCCAACCGAG AGGGTCAGCTTGGCTACACTTCTGTGGATACTCAACCCGTACCTCGCAGAGTTAGTTCCTTGCGGTCAAAAATTGTTGCAGTTGCTGCAGCAAATAAGCACACTGCTGTTGTCTCTGAGGCGGGTGAAGTTTTTACATGGGGCTGTAACAGGGAGGGTCAGCTTGGTTATGGAACATCTAACTCAGCATCAAATTACACACCAAGAGTGGTTGAGTATTTGAAAGGCAAGGTTTTCACTAGCGTTGCAGCAGCAAAATGTCATACAATCGTATTGGGAGCTGATGGAGAG GTGTACACTTGGGGTCACCGACATGTTACCCCAAAACGTGTAGTGATTGCTAGAAACTTAAAGAAAGGTGGAAATAACGTTCTGAAGTTTCACTGCATGAAACGGCTTCATGTGGTTGCCATAGCTGCCGGAATGGTACATAGCATGGCTCTCACAGATGATGGTGCATTATTTTATTGGATCTCCTCAGATCCTGATCTTAGATGCCAACAG CTGTGTTCACTGTGTGGACAAAGTATGGTAAACATTTCAGCAGGGAAGTACTGGACTGGTGCTGTGACAGCAACAGGTGATGTTTACATGTGGGATGGGAAGAAAGGCCATGATAAGCCACCTGTTGCAACTCGGTTGCATGGTGTAAAGCGGGCCACTTCAGTTTCTGTTGGTGAAACACATCTATTGGTTATTGGTTCTCTCTACCATCCAGAATATCCTTCTGACTTATTTAAGAATCCTTCAAAGAAAACGTCAAATGTGAGGGATGAACTGGATGAACGTGAAGAAGAGCTTATGTTTGATGATATGGAGTCCTGTACTCAACCAACCATCCAGAATGAGGATTCAGGGCTGAGGCCTGTACCGAGCTTAAAAAGCCTTTGTGAAAAGGTGGCTGCAGAGAATCTAGTGGAGCCACGAAATGCTATACAGTTGCTGGAAATTGCTGATTCTCTTGGAGCAGATGATCTAAGGAAGTATTGTGAG GAAATTGTTATTCGCAACCTTGACTATATTTTTACCATGTCAACACATGCTATGGCAAGTGCTGCACCAGATATTCTGGCTAACCTTGAAAACCTACTGGACCAAAGGTCATCTGAGACATGGAGTTATCGTCGTCTCCCAACTCCAACTGCTACTTTTCCTGCAATTGTTTACAGTGAAGAGGAAGATGGTGAAAATGAGGTCCAAAGGACTCGAGACAATCACGCAAAGATTTCCACATCTAAAAATGAATTAATCCAGAAGATGGATTCCTTGTTGCTGCCTACTGATGATCCCAATCAAGGCATCTGTAGACAAGTTCGTGCTTTACGGAAAAAGTTGCAGCAGATAGATATGCTTGAGGTAAAGCAGTCTAAAGGACATCTTCTTGATGACCAACAAATTGCAAAGCTTCAAACACGATCAGCTCTTGAGAGTTCACTTGCTGAGCTTGGTGCTCCAGTTGAGTCGCTGCAGATGAGGGCTTCTTCTTCAGTTTTGGCAGAtggaaaaggaaataaaaggaCTGAGCAATCAAGGAAACAGAAGAGAAAGAGCAAACATAGGGCAGCACAAATGGGCATAGCATCTGGTATTTGTGGAACTGAACTAGAAAATGAACCGGTAAAGGATTCATTAGATACTGAAATTTCTCAGGTCTCAAAGAACGAG GATGCAAGTGACACAATTGGAAAGACTTCGGCCAACCAGGATTTAAAGGAGTCAGCTTTCTCTGTCAAGCAGGAAAATGTAAACTTGCCAAAGAATAAGAGTTCGTTACGAAGAGCCtccaagaagaaaaataagaaaggtGGTCTTTCCATGTTCTTGAGTGGTGCACTTGACGACATTCCCAAAGAGATTGCTCCCCCTGCACCAACACCTAAAAGTGAGGGTCCTGCATGGGGTGGGGCTAAAATTTCAAAAGGATCTGCATCTCTTCGTGAAATTCAGGATGAGCAAAGCAAAATTAAGGTGATTCAGCCATCTAGGAGCCGAGATCAGGTGGAAGATGTTATTGAAGGTAGAAATGATGGGAAAATCCCATTGAGTTCTTTTTTAACATCGAAGCCAATACCAATGGTGTCACCCCGTACACCACAGGCATCTGATGGAGAAAAATGTACTCCTCCATGGACTGCTTCAGGAACTCCTCCACTTTCACGACCATCTCTCAGGGACATCCAAATGCAGCAG AAGGGAAAACACCAACAAAATCTTTCACATAGTCCAAAGACCAAAGTAGCAGGATTTTCAATTAATTCTGGTCAGGGCTCGCCATCCGACTCTCCTGGAATGAACCGTTGGTTCAAACCAGAGCCCGATGCACCCTCGTCAATTCGTTCAATTCAGACGGAGGAGAAGGCTATGAAGGACCTCAAGCGTTTCTACAGCAGTGTTAAAATAATCAGAAACCAGTCCTAA
- the LOC107433525 gene encoding uncharacterized protein LOC107433525 isoform X3, producing MLEDSKSRTPVDLLSGPVVQVVGNGNNSVATEVFSWGSGANFQLGTGNAHIQKLPCKVESFHGSLMKLVSAAKFHSIAVTSEGEVYTWGFGRGGRLGHPDFDIHSGQAAVITPRQVTSGLGSRRVKAVAAAKHHTVVATEGGEVFTWGSNREGQLGYTSVDTQPVPRRVSSLRSKIVAVAAANKHTAVVSEAGEVFTWGCNREGQLGYGTSNSASNYTPRVVEYLKGKVFTSVAAAKCHTIVLGADGEVYTWGHRHVTPKRVVIARNLKKGGNNVLKFHCMKRLHVVAIAAGMVHSMALTDDGALFYWISSDPDLRCQQLCSLCGQSMVNISAGKYWTGAVTATGDVYMWDGKKGHDKPPVATRLHGVKRATSVSVGETHLLVIGSLYHPEYPSDLFKNPSKKTSNVRDELDEREEELMFDDMESCTQPTIQNEDSGLRPVPSLKSLCEKVAAENLVEPRNAIQLLEIADSLGADDLRKYCEEIVIRNLDYIFTMSTHAMASAAPDILANLENLLDQRSSETWSYRRLPTPTATFPAIVYSEEEDGENEVQRTRDNHAKISTSKNELIQKMDSLLLPTDDPNQGICRQVRALRKKLQQIDMLEVKQSKGHLLDDQQIAKLQTRSALESSLAELGAPVESLQMRASSSVLADGKGNKRTEQSRKQKRKSKHRAAQMGIASGICGTELENEPVKDSLDTEISQVSKNEDASDTIGKTSANQDLKESAFSVKQENVNLPKNKSSLRRASKKKNKKGGLSMFLSGALDDIPKEIAPPAPTPKSEGPAWGGAKISKGSASLREIQDEQSKIKVIQPSRSRDQVEDVIEGRNDGKIPLSSFLTSKPIPMVSPRTPQASDGEKCTPPWTASGTPPLSRPSLRDIQMQQKGKHQQNLSHSPKTKVAGFSINSGQGSPSDSPGMNRWFKPEPDAPSSIRSIQTEEKAMKDLKRFYSSVKIIRNQS from the exons ATGCTGGAGGACTCTAAATCTAGAACTCCTGTGGATCTCCTGTCTGGACCTGTGGTGCAGGTTGTTGGGAATGGAAATAATTCAG TAGCTACAGAAGTCTTTAGCTGGGGTAGTGGTGCTAACTTTCAACTTGGAACTGGAAATGCTCACATTCAGAAGTTGCCTTGCAAAGTTGAATCATTTCATGGTTCGTTGATGAAGTTGGTTTCTGCTGCTAAGTTCCATAGTATAGCAGTCACTTCTGAAGGAGAAGTCTATACTTGGGGATTTGGAAGAGGTGGTCGACTTGGCCATCCTGATTTTGATATACACAG TGGTCAAGCTGCAGTTATCACACCCCGTCAGGTGACTTCTGGTTTAGGGTCCCGTCGGGTGAAGGCTGTTGCTGCAGCCAAACATCACACTGTTGTTGCTACTGAGGGTGGGGAAGTGTTCACCTGGGGGTCCAACCGAG AGGGTCAGCTTGGCTACACTTCTGTGGATACTCAACCCGTACCTCGCAGAGTTAGTTCCTTGCGGTCAAAAATTGTTGCAGTTGCTGCAGCAAATAAGCACACTGCTGTTGTCTCTGAGGCGGGTGAAGTTTTTACATGGGGCTGTAACAGGGAGGGTCAGCTTGGTTATGGAACATCTAACTCAGCATCAAATTACACACCAAGAGTGGTTGAGTATTTGAAAGGCAAGGTTTTCACTAGCGTTGCAGCAGCAAAATGTCATACAATCGTATTGGGAGCTGATGGAGAG GTGTACACTTGGGGTCACCGACATGTTACCCCAAAACGTGTAGTGATTGCTAGAAACTTAAAGAAAGGTGGAAATAACGTTCTGAAGTTTCACTGCATGAAACGGCTTCATGTGGTTGCCATAGCTGCCGGAATGGTACATAGCATGGCTCTCACAGATGATGGTGCATTATTTTATTGGATCTCCTCAGATCCTGATCTTAGATGCCAACAG CTGTGTTCACTGTGTGGACAAAGTATGGTAAACATTTCAGCAGGGAAGTACTGGACTGGTGCTGTGACAGCAACAGGTGATGTTTACATGTGGGATGGGAAGAAAGGCCATGATAAGCCACCTGTTGCAACTCGGTTGCATGGTGTAAAGCGGGCCACTTCAGTTTCTGTTGGTGAAACACATCTATTGGTTATTGGTTCTCTCTACCATCCAGAATATCCTTCTGACTTATTTAAGAATCCTTCAAAGAAAACGTCAAATGTGAGGGATGAACTGGATGAACGTGAAGAAGAGCTTATGTTTGATGATATGGAGTCCTGTACTCAACCAACCATCCAGAATGAGGATTCAGGGCTGAGGCCTGTACCGAGCTTAAAAAGCCTTTGTGAAAAGGTGGCTGCAGAGAATCTAGTGGAGCCACGAAATGCTATACAGTTGCTGGAAATTGCTGATTCTCTTGGAGCAGATGATCTAAGGAAGTATTGTGAG GAAATTGTTATTCGCAACCTTGACTATATTTTTACCATGTCAACACATGCTATGGCAAGTGCTGCACCAGATATTCTGGCTAACCTTGAAAACCTACTGGACCAAAGGTCATCTGAGACATGGAGTTATCGTCGTCTCCCAACTCCAACTGCTACTTTTCCTGCAATTGTTTACAGTGAAGAGGAAGATGGTGAAAATGAGGTCCAAAGGACTCGAGACAATCACGCAAAGATTTCCACATCTAAAAATGAATTAATCCAGAAGATGGATTCCTTGTTGCTGCCTACTGATGATCCCAATCAAGGCATCTGTAGACAAGTTCGTGCTTTACGGAAAAAGTTGCAGCAGATAGATATGCTTGAGGTAAAGCAGTCTAAAGGACATCTTCTTGATGACCAACAAATTGCAAAGCTTCAAACACGATCAGCTCTTGAGAGTTCACTTGCTGAGCTTGGTGCTCCAGTTGAGTCGCTGCAGATGAGGGCTTCTTCTTCAGTTTTGGCAGAtggaaaaggaaataaaaggaCTGAGCAATCAAGGAAACAGAAGAGAAAGAGCAAACATAGGGCAGCACAAATGGGCATAGCATCTGGTATTTGTGGAACTGAACTAGAAAATGAACCGGTAAAGGATTCATTAGATACTGAAATTTCTCAGGTCTCAAAGAACGAG GATGCAAGTGACACAATTGGAAAGACTTCGGCCAACCAGGATTTAAAGGAGTCAGCTTTCTCTGTCAAGCAGGAAAATGTAAACTTGCCAAAGAATAAGAGTTCGTTACGAAGAGCCtccaagaagaaaaataagaaaggtGGTCTTTCCATGTTCTTGAGTGGTGCACTTGACGACATTCCCAAAGAGATTGCTCCCCCTGCACCAACACCTAAAAGTGAGGGTCCTGCATGGGGTGGGGCTAAAATTTCAAAAGGATCTGCATCTCTTCGTGAAATTCAGGATGAGCAAAGCAAAATTAAGGTGATTCAGCCATCTAGGAGCCGAGATCAGGTGGAAGATGTTATTGAAGGTAGAAATGATGGGAAAATCCCATTGAGTTCTTTTTTAACATCGAAGCCAATACCAATGGTGTCACCCCGTACACCACAGGCATCTGATGGAGAAAAATGTACTCCTCCATGGACTGCTTCAGGAACTCCTCCACTTTCACGACCATCTCTCAGGGACATCCAAATGCAGCAG AAGGGAAAACACCAACAAAATCTTTCACATAGTCCAAAGACCAAAGTAGCAGGATTTTCAATTAATTCTGGTCAGGGCTCGCCATCCGACTCTCCTGGAATGAACCGTTGGTTCAAACCAGAGCCCGATGCACCCTCGTCAATTCGTTCAATTCAGACGGAGGAGAAGGCTATGAAGGACCTCAAGCGTTTCTACAGCAGTGTTAAAATAATCAGAAACCAGTCCTAA
- the LOC107433525 gene encoding uncharacterized protein LOC107433525 isoform X2: MEVLVSPQGQKQNSHTPVRKILSSGSHKDLWLAVREGSLADVDSALAQVKKKGGNVNSRNIFGLTPLHIATWRNHIPIVRRLIAAGADPDARDGESGWSSLHRALHFGHLAVASILLQSGASIMLEDSKSRTPVDLLSGPVVQVVGNGNNSATEVFSWGSGANFQLGTGNAHIQKLPCKVESFHGSLMKLVSAAKFHSIAVTSEGEVYTWGFGRGGRLGHPDFDIHSGQAAVITPRQVTSGLGSRRVKAVAAAKHHTVVATEGGEVFTWGSNREGQLGYTSVDTQPVPRRVSSLRSKIVAVAAANKHTAVVSEAGEVFTWGCNREGQLGYGTSNSASNYTPRVVEYLKGKVFTSVAAAKCHTIVLGADGEVYTWGHRHVTPKRVVIARNLKKGGNNVLKFHCMKRLHVVAIAAGMVHSMALTDDGALFYWISSDPDLRCQQLCSLCGQSMVNISAGKYWTGAVTATGDVYMWDGKKGHDKPPVATRLHGVKRATSVSVGETHLLVIGSLYHPEYPSDLFKNPSKKTSNVRDELDEREEELMFDDMESCTQPTIQNEDSGLRPVPSLKSLCEKVAAENLVEPRNAIQLLEIADSLGADDLRKYCEEIVIRNLDYIFTMSTHAMASAAPDILANLENLLDQRSSETWSYRRLPTPTATFPAIVYSEEEDGENEVQRTRDNHAKISTSKNELIQKMDSLLLPTDDPNQGICRQVRALRKKLQQIDMLEVKQSKGHLLDDQQIAKLQTRSALESSLAELGAPVESLQMRASSSVLADGKGNKRTEQSRKQKRKSKHRAAQMGIASGICGTELENEPVKDSLDTEISQVSKNEDASDTIGKTSANQDLKESAFSVKQENVNLPKNKSSLRRASKKKNKKGGLSMFLSGALDDIPKEIAPPAPTPKSEGPAWGGAKISKGSASLREIQDEQSKIKVIQPSRSRDQVEDVIEGRNDGKIPLSSFLTSKPIPMVSPRTPQASDGEKCTPPWTASGTPPLSRPSLRDIQMQQKGKHQQNLSHSPKTKVAGFSINSGQGSPSDSPGMNRWFKPEPDAPSSIRSIQTEEKAMKDLKRFYSSVKIIRNQS; this comes from the exons ATGGAAGTTTTAGTTTCACCTCAAGGGCAAAAGCAGAACTCACATACACCTGTTCGTAAAATTCTTTCTTCTGGGTCCCACAAAGATCTATGGCTTGCTGTGCGGGAAGGCTCCTTGGCTGATGTGGATTCAGCATTGGCACAAGTGAAGAAGAAAGGGGGTAATGTTAATTCAAGAAACATATTTGGTCTCACCCCTCTTCATATTGCAACTTGGAGAAACCATATTCCCATCGTTAGGAGGCttattgctgctggtgctgacCCAGATGCTAGG GATGGGGAATCAGGATGGAGTAGCCTTCACCGGGCTCTGCATTTTGGTCATCTTGCTGTTGCAAGTATCCTTCTTCAGTCTGGTGCTTCTATTATGCTGGAGGACTCTAAATCTAGAACTCCTGTGGATCTCCTGTCTGGACCTGTGGTGCAGGTTGTTGGGAATGGAAATAATTCAG CTACAGAAGTCTTTAGCTGGGGTAGTGGTGCTAACTTTCAACTTGGAACTGGAAATGCTCACATTCAGAAGTTGCCTTGCAAAGTTGAATCATTTCATGGTTCGTTGATGAAGTTGGTTTCTGCTGCTAAGTTCCATAGTATAGCAGTCACTTCTGAAGGAGAAGTCTATACTTGGGGATTTGGAAGAGGTGGTCGACTTGGCCATCCTGATTTTGATATACACAG TGGTCAAGCTGCAGTTATCACACCCCGTCAGGTGACTTCTGGTTTAGGGTCCCGTCGGGTGAAGGCTGTTGCTGCAGCCAAACATCACACTGTTGTTGCTACTGAGGGTGGGGAAGTGTTCACCTGGGGGTCCAACCGAG AGGGTCAGCTTGGCTACACTTCTGTGGATACTCAACCCGTACCTCGCAGAGTTAGTTCCTTGCGGTCAAAAATTGTTGCAGTTGCTGCAGCAAATAAGCACACTGCTGTTGTCTCTGAGGCGGGTGAAGTTTTTACATGGGGCTGTAACAGGGAGGGTCAGCTTGGTTATGGAACATCTAACTCAGCATCAAATTACACACCAAGAGTGGTTGAGTATTTGAAAGGCAAGGTTTTCACTAGCGTTGCAGCAGCAAAATGTCATACAATCGTATTGGGAGCTGATGGAGAG GTGTACACTTGGGGTCACCGACATGTTACCCCAAAACGTGTAGTGATTGCTAGAAACTTAAAGAAAGGTGGAAATAACGTTCTGAAGTTTCACTGCATGAAACGGCTTCATGTGGTTGCCATAGCTGCCGGAATGGTACATAGCATGGCTCTCACAGATGATGGTGCATTATTTTATTGGATCTCCTCAGATCCTGATCTTAGATGCCAACAG CTGTGTTCACTGTGTGGACAAAGTATGGTAAACATTTCAGCAGGGAAGTACTGGACTGGTGCTGTGACAGCAACAGGTGATGTTTACATGTGGGATGGGAAGAAAGGCCATGATAAGCCACCTGTTGCAACTCGGTTGCATGGTGTAAAGCGGGCCACTTCAGTTTCTGTTGGTGAAACACATCTATTGGTTATTGGTTCTCTCTACCATCCAGAATATCCTTCTGACTTATTTAAGAATCCTTCAAAGAAAACGTCAAATGTGAGGGATGAACTGGATGAACGTGAAGAAGAGCTTATGTTTGATGATATGGAGTCCTGTACTCAACCAACCATCCAGAATGAGGATTCAGGGCTGAGGCCTGTACCGAGCTTAAAAAGCCTTTGTGAAAAGGTGGCTGCAGAGAATCTAGTGGAGCCACGAAATGCTATACAGTTGCTGGAAATTGCTGATTCTCTTGGAGCAGATGATCTAAGGAAGTATTGTGAG GAAATTGTTATTCGCAACCTTGACTATATTTTTACCATGTCAACACATGCTATGGCAAGTGCTGCACCAGATATTCTGGCTAACCTTGAAAACCTACTGGACCAAAGGTCATCTGAGACATGGAGTTATCGTCGTCTCCCAACTCCAACTGCTACTTTTCCTGCAATTGTTTACAGTGAAGAGGAAGATGGTGAAAATGAGGTCCAAAGGACTCGAGACAATCACGCAAAGATTTCCACATCTAAAAATGAATTAATCCAGAAGATGGATTCCTTGTTGCTGCCTACTGATGATCCCAATCAAGGCATCTGTAGACAAGTTCGTGCTTTACGGAAAAAGTTGCAGCAGATAGATATGCTTGAGGTAAAGCAGTCTAAAGGACATCTTCTTGATGACCAACAAATTGCAAAGCTTCAAACACGATCAGCTCTTGAGAGTTCACTTGCTGAGCTTGGTGCTCCAGTTGAGTCGCTGCAGATGAGGGCTTCTTCTTCAGTTTTGGCAGAtggaaaaggaaataaaaggaCTGAGCAATCAAGGAAACAGAAGAGAAAGAGCAAACATAGGGCAGCACAAATGGGCATAGCATCTGGTATTTGTGGAACTGAACTAGAAAATGAACCGGTAAAGGATTCATTAGATACTGAAATTTCTCAGGTCTCAAAGAACGAG GATGCAAGTGACACAATTGGAAAGACTTCGGCCAACCAGGATTTAAAGGAGTCAGCTTTCTCTGTCAAGCAGGAAAATGTAAACTTGCCAAAGAATAAGAGTTCGTTACGAAGAGCCtccaagaagaaaaataagaaaggtGGTCTTTCCATGTTCTTGAGTGGTGCACTTGACGACATTCCCAAAGAGATTGCTCCCCCTGCACCAACACCTAAAAGTGAGGGTCCTGCATGGGGTGGGGCTAAAATTTCAAAAGGATCTGCATCTCTTCGTGAAATTCAGGATGAGCAAAGCAAAATTAAGGTGATTCAGCCATCTAGGAGCCGAGATCAGGTGGAAGATGTTATTGAAGGTAGAAATGATGGGAAAATCCCATTGAGTTCTTTTTTAACATCGAAGCCAATACCAATGGTGTCACCCCGTACACCACAGGCATCTGATGGAGAAAAATGTACTCCTCCATGGACTGCTTCAGGAACTCCTCCACTTTCACGACCATCTCTCAGGGACATCCAAATGCAGCAG AAGGGAAAACACCAACAAAATCTTTCACATAGTCCAAAGACCAAAGTAGCAGGATTTTCAATTAATTCTGGTCAGGGCTCGCCATCCGACTCTCCTGGAATGAACCGTTGGTTCAAACCAGAGCCCGATGCACCCTCGTCAATTCGTTCAATTCAGACGGAGGAGAAGGCTATGAAGGACCTCAAGCGTTTCTACAGCAGTGTTAAAATAATCAGAAACCAGTCCTAA